One Bacteroidota bacterium DNA segment encodes these proteins:
- a CDS encoding ketoacyl-ACP synthase III: MAIFSVPNIRIKGMAAAVPKNEVSNRDYKWIPVKDRESVIKNIGVEKKRHAPKGMTTSDLCFAATEKLLEDLKWDKNDIQALILVTQSGDYIVPATAPILQDRLGLPLTCLALDINLGCSGYVYGLSMIGSLMSNGQITKALLLVGDLSNVTSSYRDKSTYPLFGDSGTVTAIEYDETAPAIPFNLQTDGAGHKAIMIPDGGVRNLFGKRSLEFRKYGKGIYRTRMHVVLDGIEVFNFSLREVVPNIKKTLKYAEKSVDDFDYIIFHQANKLINETLRKMLKVDKEKVPYSIQKYGNTSGASVPLTIISELRDEITSKKLNLVLTAFGIGLSWGTALVELDRIVCPEIVEI, from the coding sequence ATGGCAATATTCTCCGTCCCCAACATACGCATCAAAGGTATGGCAGCAGCCGTGCCAAAAAATGAGGTAAGCAACCGCGATTACAAATGGATCCCGGTGAAAGACCGCGAATCGGTCATTAAAAACATCGGCGTGGAAAAAAAACGCCACGCACCCAAAGGCATGACCACCTCCGACCTTTGTTTTGCTGCAACGGAAAAACTACTGGAAGATCTCAAATGGGACAAAAACGATATTCAGGCCCTGATTCTGGTCACACAATCAGGTGATTACATTGTACCGGCAACTGCCCCCATCCTGCAGGACAGGCTTGGCCTCCCGCTAACCTGCTTGGCACTCGACATTAACCTGGGTTGTTCCGGCTACGTTTACGGGCTTTCCATGATAGGCAGCCTGATGAGCAATGGACAGATCACCAAAGCTTTGCTGCTGGTCGGCGATCTTTCCAATGTTACTTCATCCTACAGGGACAAAAGCACCTATCCTTTATTCGGAGATTCCGGCACAGTGACTGCCATCGAATACGATGAAACCGCTCCTGCCATCCCGTTCAACCTGCAAACCGATGGTGCCGGACATAAAGCCATCATGATACCGGACGGAGGAGTGCGTAATCTGTTCGGGAAAAGATCACTGGAGTTCAGGAAATACGGCAAAGGTATATACAGAACCAGGATGCACGTTGTCCTGGACGGCATTGAAGTATTTAATTTTTCGCTCAGAGAGGTCGTCCCGAACATCAAAAAAACCCTGAAATACGCCGAAAAATCGGTCGACGACTTTGACTACATCATTTTCCACCAGGCCAACAAACTGATTAACGAAACTTTGCGTAAGATGCTGAAAGTGGATAAAGAAAAGGTCCCCTACTCCATCCAAAAGTATGGAAATACCAGCGGAGCCTCTGTTCCCCTGACTATCATCTCAGAACTAAGGGATGAAATAACAAGTAAAAAACTTAACCTTGTTTTAACAGCTTTCGGGATTGGATTATCATGGGGAACAGCGTTGGTGGAACTGGACAGGATCGTGTGCCCGGAGATTGTGGAGATATAG
- a CDS encoding SDR family oxidoreductase — protein MNAFDLTGKIILITGASSGLGRQCAITISRYGGTVIATGRNPEKLQKTFDSLEGDRHLQIAADLTKQEDIDKLTEQLPVLNGVIYSTGISDLNPARFVTQEILKKTFSISFDASVMLTSRLLAKKKLEKNNCSLLFISSISTRYPFVGGAMYISAKAALEGYARTLAVELAPKGIRSNCIAPAFVRTPMLDETATNYSQEAVDKIEAQQLLGLGEPEDVANTAVFFLSDASKWITATNLILGGG, from the coding sequence ATGAACGCTTTTGATCTTACAGGAAAAATAATTTTAATAACCGGAGCTTCTTCCGGGTTGGGCCGGCAATGCGCCATAACCATCAGCCGGTATGGAGGTACCGTGATTGCCACCGGAAGGAATCCTGAAAAACTGCAGAAAACATTTGACAGCCTTGAAGGTGATCGTCATTTACAAATAGCTGCTGATCTTACAAAGCAGGAAGACATCGACAAGCTCACAGAGCAACTGCCTGTTCTGAACGGGGTAATTTACAGCACCGGTATCTCCGACCTCAACCCAGCCCGGTTTGTTACACAGGAGATCCTGAAAAAGACTTTCAGCATCAGCTTTGATGCATCCGTTATGCTCACAAGCCGTTTGCTGGCAAAGAAAAAGCTTGAAAAAAACAATTGCTCTCTGCTGTTCATTTCTTCCATCTCAACGCGCTACCCTTTTGTCGGCGGAGCGATGTACATCAGCGCAAAAGCAGCATTGGAAGGATATGCACGAACCCTGGCTGTTGAACTGGCACCCAAAGGGATCCGTTCCAACTGCATAGCACCGGCTTTTGTAAGAACACCCATGCTGGATGAAACAGCAACAAATTATTCCCAGGAAGCCGTCGACAAAATTGAAGCTCAACAGCTTCTGGGTTTGGGCGAACCGGAAGATGTCGCCAACACCGCCGTGTTCTTCCTGTCAGACGCATCAAAGTGGATCACGGCAACAAACTTAATCCTCGGAGGCGGATGA
- a CDS encoding GNAT family N-acetyltransferase, which produces MQLHKYDITLSRLTEDDIEMVRQWRNSQQIRQFMEYREEITPEMQKKWFESINDFYNFYFIIEFEGEKIGLINTSKANYDDQSSEGGIFLWDDKYYETFVPVWASLLLLETNLFLFDARKSYIKTLHDNERAKRLNLHLGYELMEGQENEYNQEYKLTRENFIKKARKLIQAASLLSEDRGRDHWIFYNNEDIRSGLYDFMKEKMNREFIKSEEDTPEGKYIYIEPTPF; this is translated from the coding sequence ATGCAACTCCACAAATACGACATAACCCTTTCCAGGCTTACCGAAGATGATATCGAAATGGTAAGGCAATGGAGAAACTCACAGCAAATCAGGCAATTCATGGAATACAGGGAGGAGATCACCCCGGAGATGCAAAAGAAATGGTTTGAATCCATTAACGACTTCTATAATTTCTATTTCATCATCGAATTTGAAGGGGAGAAAATCGGACTGATCAATACTTCCAAAGCCAATTACGATGATCAATCGTCGGAAGGCGGGATTTTCCTGTGGGATGATAAATATTACGAGACCTTTGTGCCTGTCTGGGCCTCCCTCCTCCTCCTGGAAACCAATCTTTTCCTGTTTGATGCGAGAAAATCGTATATAAAAACGCTCCACGACAACGAAAGGGCTAAAAGGCTGAACCTTCACCTGGGGTACGAACTAATGGAAGGACAGGAAAATGAATACAACCAGGAATACAAACTTACCCGGGAGAATTTTATTAAAAAAGCCAGAAAACTTATCCAGGCCGCCAGCCTGCTTTCCGAAGACAGAGGGAGAGATCATTGGATTTTCTATAACAACGAGGACATCAGATCGGGGCTTTATGATTTCATGAAAGAAAAGATGAACAGGGAATTTATAAAGTCGGAGGAAGACACACCCGAAGGGAAATACATTTATATTGAACCTACACCTTTCTGA
- a CDS encoding sulfotransferase: MKPGTPFFFIIGRPRSGTTLLRFLFEAHPNVLVPPECPVILSLYKKYQKRKFWKANDIEELVQDILKQRYFETWLITEDRLRERLMECQGANDFWSILETLYLSYQSVFPKEDIRLIGDKNPAYSLYIKRIQQLYPGSKFIYINRDYRDNYLSLIRVNFEVPVVPLVVYRWKFAYRQFRKLQKQNPGRFYYLRYEDLVEDAQEHFARLCSFLDIPYNEEVFDFHRKKQELESAYGNSDELKYIHQSLLNPISAKNIGSWKEKMTEKEIRKADLVAGKAAEEAGYRRQVTSHNFWLAIKLFPLLSYARMMYALMLWGEKLPYGIRNALLELLSIFLKTYWWLNKKKFRKV; this comes from the coding sequence ATGAAACCAGGAACGCCTTTTTTCTTTATCATTGGCCGGCCCCGGTCCGGCACCACCCTATTGCGCTTTCTTTTTGAGGCTCACCCGAATGTATTGGTCCCGCCGGAATGCCCAGTCATCCTCAGTCTGTACAAGAAATACCAGAAGCGGAAATTCTGGAAGGCGAATGATATTGAAGAGCTGGTGCAGGACATCCTGAAGCAACGATATTTCGAAACCTGGCTCATCACCGAAGACCGGCTTAGGGAAAGACTTATGGAATGCCAGGGAGCAAATGATTTTTGGAGCATCCTGGAAACATTGTACCTCAGTTATCAATCTGTATTTCCCAAAGAAGATATCCGGCTTATCGGTGATAAAAACCCGGCATATTCGCTGTATATCAAACGCATCCAACAACTATATCCCGGGTCAAAGTTCATTTATATCAATCGTGATTACCGTGATAATTACCTTTCTCTTATCCGGGTGAATTTTGAGGTGCCGGTAGTTCCGCTCGTTGTTTACCGGTGGAAATTTGCCTATCGTCAGTTCAGGAAGTTACAGAAGCAGAACCCCGGCAGGTTTTATTACCTGCGATACGAGGATTTGGTGGAAGACGCGCAGGAGCATTTTGCACGGCTTTGCAGTTTTCTGGACATACCTTATAATGAGGAAGTTTTTGATTTTCACAGGAAGAAGCAGGAGTTGGAATCGGCATACGGCAATTCGGACGAGCTGAAGTATATCCATCAGAGCCTGCTGAATCCGATCAGCGCGAAGAATATAGGATCCTGGAAGGAGAAGATGACGGAGAAGGAGATCAGAAAGGCTGACCTGGTTGCGGGGAAAGCGGCAGAGGAAGCAGGTTACAGGAGACAGGTCACAAGTCACAATTTCTGGTTAGCTATTAAGTTATTTCCTTTGCTTTCCTATGCAAGAATGATGTATGCATTGATGTTGTGGGGGGAAAAGTTACCTTATGGCATCCGGAATGCCTTGCTGGAGCTGCTGAGTATTTTCCTGAAAACCTATTGGTGGCTGAATAAAAAGAAATTCAGAAAGGTGTAG
- a CDS encoding flippase, with translation MARKGLFTDIMSVMSSNVVAIASALAVNIILSRQLGPAGFGIYTVIMVVPMIVISLVQLGIRASAIYHIGKEKENTSRFVSAIMAVLLISSFAGMLISGGTFFFMGREEHGTAIILTVMFIIPAHLAALFSGGIFLGQEQIRRANIIRWLPVLLDLILVVVFVYFLKWKVQGALLALLIAYAAVSSWAIITVNREHPAGIRFDLPVIKRIVGKGIVFAMAFFIIQLNYRIDILILESLTTAQEVGYYSLGVSIGEVLWQLPLAIGIVLMSRTANAEDQDEMNITTAKLLRLSFLAALLASIVLFLLAPVLVPLIWGKEFLPSVPLLQYILPGILFFSVFRIIGSRLSGIGKPEIAIYVFAPALVLNVILNYWWIPLYGAMGAVMATNASYILGSVAFLIVYSNVVGMPVREIVKYRISDFRFFTRDYTD, from the coding sequence ATGGCTCGCAAAGGTCTTTTCACCGATATCATGAGCGTTATGAGCAGCAACGTGGTGGCTATTGCCAGTGCGCTGGCAGTGAACATCATCTTGTCGAGGCAGCTCGGACCGGCGGGTTTCGGGATATATACGGTCATTATGGTTGTGCCGATGATCGTGATCAGCCTGGTTCAGCTAGGCATACGAGCTTCGGCTATTTATCATATAGGGAAGGAGAAGGAGAATACGTCCCGCTTTGTTTCAGCCATCATGGCGGTTTTGCTGATCTCTTCATTTGCCGGGATGCTGATCTCCGGAGGAACGTTTTTCTTCATGGGACGGGAGGAGCATGGCACGGCCATTATTCTTACCGTGATGTTTATCATTCCCGCCCACCTGGCGGCTTTGTTCTCGGGAGGGATATTTCTGGGTCAGGAGCAGATACGGCGGGCCAACATCATCCGGTGGTTACCGGTACTGCTGGATCTTATCCTGGTCGTTGTGTTTGTGTACTTCCTGAAATGGAAAGTGCAAGGCGCATTGCTCGCATTACTTATTGCATATGCAGCGGTTTCTTCCTGGGCCATTATCACAGTTAACAGGGAGCACCCGGCCGGTATCCGTTTCGATCTTCCGGTGATCAAAAGGATTGTTGGCAAAGGGATCGTTTTTGCTATGGCCTTTTTTATCATACAGTTGAATTACCGTATCGATATCCTCATCCTGGAAAGCCTTACTACGGCTCAGGAAGTAGGATATTATTCCCTGGGGGTCTCTATCGGGGAAGTGCTGTGGCAGTTGCCGCTGGCCATTGGTATCGTACTGATGAGCCGGACGGCCAATGCAGAGGACCAGGATGAAATGAACATCACCACCGCAAAGTTGCTGAGGTTGTCATTCCTGGCTGCATTGCTGGCATCCATCGTGTTGTTCCTGCTGGCACCCGTGCTGGTACCCTTGATCTGGGGAAAAGAATTCCTTCCCAGCGTGCCTTTATTGCAGTATATCCTTCCCGGGATATTGTTTTTCAGTGTTTTCAGGATCATCGGAAGCCGTTTGTCGGGGATCGGGAAGCCGGAAATTGCTATCTATGTGTTTGCCCCGGCATTGGTGTTGAATGTGATCTTAAATTACTGGTGGATACCGCTTTACGGGGCTATGGGCGCGGTGATGGCGACAAATGCCAGCTATATTCTGGGCTCGGTAGCGTTTCTAATCGTATATTCGAATGTGGTTGGCATGCCGGTGAGGGAGATTGTTAAATATAGAATCAGTGATTTTAGATTTTTCACCAGAGATTACACGGATTAA